The following are from one region of the Chromobacterium phragmitis genome:
- a CDS encoding EAL domain-containing protein — protein sequence MRIGGGLGLWLSRRAMGARAGVVYGLALLLFVPLSLILPWRLGAIQPDALHGRGLALVLEVVLLAALAAALFAAWLRRGAGARSAADWEILEGIRNQEFFAHYQPVVAAAGGECVGVEVLARWRHPVQGNVRADLFIDAATATGLIVPLTRYLFRRVCGELRQVALPPGFMVGVNIAGEHLAMPELIEDCREMLAMLREKQAVLVLEVSERTPLGESPAAEGVIRRLKREGVKLALDDFGSGYADKAYLRRWGFDFLKVEKGFVTALGQDTMRGNVLDGLLLSTRQLGVRVIVKGVETSGQQNYLKVNGFELLQGFYFGKPMTLNHFRQWLYSGIVQDKAVSRRGKAGA from the coding sequence ATGCGAATCGGGGGTGGCTTGGGTTTGTGGCTGTCGAGGCGGGCGATGGGCGCCCGCGCCGGAGTGGTGTATGGATTGGCGCTGTTGCTGTTTGTGCCGCTGTCTCTGATCTTGCCGTGGCGGCTGGGCGCGATCCAACCGGATGCCTTGCATGGGCGGGGTCTGGCGCTGGTGCTGGAAGTCGTTTTGCTGGCCGCCTTGGCGGCGGCGCTGTTCGCCGCCTGGTTGCGGAGAGGCGCCGGCGCGCGAAGCGCGGCGGATTGGGAAATACTGGAAGGCATACGCAATCAGGAGTTCTTCGCGCATTACCAACCTGTCGTGGCGGCAGCGGGGGGAGAGTGCGTGGGCGTCGAGGTGCTGGCTCGCTGGCGTCACCCGGTGCAGGGCAATGTGCGGGCGGATCTGTTCATAGACGCGGCGACGGCGACGGGGCTGATCGTGCCGCTGACCCGTTATCTGTTTCGGCGGGTATGCGGAGAGTTGCGCCAAGTCGCCTTGCCTCCAGGCTTCATGGTGGGCGTCAATATCGCTGGCGAGCATCTGGCGATGCCGGAGTTGATCGAGGATTGCCGCGAAATGCTGGCGATGCTGCGCGAGAAACAGGCCGTGCTGGTGCTGGAGGTGTCCGAGCGCACGCCGCTGGGCGAGTCGCCCGCAGCGGAAGGCGTGATTCGCCGCTTGAAGCGGGAAGGGGTGAAGCTGGCGCTGGATGATTTCGGCTCAGGCTATGCGGACAAAGCTTATCTGCGGCGCTGGGGTTTCGACTTTCTGAAGGTGGAGAAGGGCTTTGTGACGGCGTTGGGGCAGGACACCATGCGTGGCAATGTGCTGGACGGCTTGTTGCTTTCCACCCGCCAGCTGGGGGTGAGGGTCATCGTCAAGGGCGTAGAGACATCCGGCCAGCAGAATTATCTGAAGGTGAACGGATTCGAGTTGTTGCAAGGTTTTTATTTCGGCAAGCCGATGACGCTGAACCATTTTCGCCAGTGGCTGTATTCCGGCATCGTGCAGGACAAGGCCGTATCGCGCAGGGGGAAGGCTGGCGCTTAA
- a CDS encoding DEAD/DEAH box helicase, whose translation MTFSDLGIAPTILRALEAAGYQNPTAVQAEAVPAAIAGRDLLVSAQTGSGKTAAFLLPALTKLSERSTAKGQGPRVLVLTPTRELAQQVEKNALEYGKDLRWMKTACLVGGSSFGYQIRALSRPIDLIVATPGRLMDHMRSGRIDFSRLEMLVLDEADRMLDMGFIEDIEAIVKATPESRQTVLFSATLDGIVGRMAEKMTRDPQRIEIARTETSGGTIEEHLLYADDLNHKHRLLDYILKESGFDQCVIFSATKAYSEELADKLSDQGYSAACLHGDMPQSWRNRTLNDLRRGRIKVLVATDVAARGIDVPTITHVVNFDLPKQAEDYVHRIGRTGRAGRDGTAITLAESKEFHKVRRIEQYLKRQITEGVIDGLEPTRRPPKGPRRNGKPGGYGDRRGSGGNRGGYQGNRREGGYQGQRREGGYQGNRGPRSNAQ comes from the coding sequence ATGACGTTCTCCGATCTGGGCATCGCCCCGACCATCCTGCGCGCGCTGGAAGCCGCCGGCTACCAAAACCCGACCGCCGTCCAGGCAGAAGCCGTTCCCGCCGCCATCGCCGGCCGCGACCTGCTGGTTTCCGCCCAGACCGGCAGCGGCAAGACCGCCGCCTTCCTGCTGCCCGCGCTGACCAAGCTGTCCGAGCGCTCCACCGCCAAGGGCCAAGGCCCGCGCGTGCTGGTGCTGACCCCGACCCGCGAGCTGGCGCAGCAGGTTGAGAAGAATGCGCTGGAATACGGCAAGGACCTGCGCTGGATGAAGACGGCCTGCCTGGTGGGCGGCTCCTCCTTCGGCTACCAGATCCGCGCGCTGAGCCGCCCGATCGATCTGATCGTGGCCACTCCGGGCCGCCTGATGGACCACATGCGCTCCGGCCGCATCGACTTCTCGCGCTTGGAAATGCTGGTGCTGGACGAAGCCGACCGCATGCTGGACATGGGCTTCATCGAAGATATCGAAGCCATCGTGAAGGCCACCCCGGAATCGCGCCAGACCGTGCTGTTCTCCGCCACGCTGGACGGCATCGTCGGCCGCATGGCTGAAAAGATGACCCGCGATCCGCAGCGTATCGAGATCGCCCGCACCGAAACCTCCGGCGGCACCATCGAAGAACACCTGCTGTACGCGGACGACCTGAACCACAAGCACCGCCTGCTGGACTACATTCTGAAAGAATCCGGCTTCGACCAGTGCGTGATCTTCTCCGCCACCAAGGCTTACTCGGAAGAGCTCGCCGACAAGCTGTCCGACCAGGGCTATTCCGCCGCCTGCCTGCACGGCGACATGCCGCAAAGCTGGCGCAACCGCACCCTGAACGACCTGCGCCGCGGCCGCATCAAGGTGCTGGTGGCTACCGACGTGGCCGCCCGCGGCATCGACGTGCCGACCATCACCCACGTGGTGAACTTCGACCTGCCGAAACAGGCTGAGGACTACGTGCACCGCATCGGCCGCACCGGCCGCGCCGGCCGAGACGGCACCGCCATCACCCTGGCGGAATCCAAAGAATTCCACAAGGTGCGCCGTATCGAGCAGTACCTGAAGCGCCAGATCACCGAAGGCGTGATCGACGGTCTGGAACCGACCCGTCGCCCGCCCAAGGGCCCGCGCCGCAACGGCAAGCCGGGCGGCTACGGCGATCGTCGCGGCAGCGGCGGCAACCGCGGCGGCTACCAAGGCAACCGTCGCGAAGGCGGCTACCAAGGCCAGCGCCGCGAGGGCGGCTACCAGGGCAACCGCGGTCCGCGCAGCAACGCGCAGTAA
- a CDS encoding glycoside hydrolase family 9 protein, with product MTMRFLFNHLGFESAAAKPALLQGPADAVVDCAAVLDSAGRVVLRAPLRALGAVDGWGDGHYWRADLDALREPGGYQLWLEGEGPPIVSAPFEVADSLYGPAKLSDLLFYFKSQRCSGLYDMADRAAPEEGGAVRRDARGGWFDASGDCSKYLSHLSYANHLNPQQTPLLVWSLIRARQALPPQGKWFDERMVDEASHGADFLLRMQHESGFFYQTLFDGWSKDEARRSLCAYSTQQGLRSDAFQAGWRQGGGMAVAALAAASRLPRDGERARAAYLAAARRGFAHLQERGRDYLPDGEENLIDDYCALLAACELYAASGDGAYADAAAERAACLLERQHEDGWFWLDNARSRSFCHASDAGLPYLALARYLEALPDGLYVREAERGWRLGLEGEMARSEAGNPFCYPRQWVVAPGEIEGARFFMPQRNASGYWWQGENARVASLAAAAWQGAARWPEQSGSLHAYAQGAVDWILGRNPFDISMWQGHGRNNPHYETGYFNAPGGVCNGVTAEPGRDDGIAFLSPEETDISQSWRWSEQWLPHGTWLMLALAWRSASSFIFDENQIR from the coding sequence ATGACGATGCGGTTCCTGTTCAATCATCTGGGGTTCGAGAGCGCGGCAGCCAAGCCGGCGTTGCTGCAGGGGCCCGCCGATGCGGTCGTCGATTGCGCGGCAGTGCTGGATTCTGCCGGAAGGGTGGTGTTGCGCGCGCCGTTGCGCGCGCTGGGCGCTGTGGATGGCTGGGGCGACGGGCATTACTGGCGGGCGGATCTCGACGCGCTGCGTGAGCCGGGTGGGTATCAGTTGTGGCTGGAAGGCGAGGGGCCGCCGATTGTGTCGGCGCCGTTCGAAGTCGCCGATTCACTGTATGGTCCGGCGAAGCTGTCCGATCTGCTGTTCTATTTCAAGTCCCAACGCTGCAGCGGCTTATATGACATGGCTGACCGCGCGGCGCCTGAGGAAGGCGGCGCGGTCCGGCGCGACGCGCGCGGGGGCTGGTTCGACGCCTCCGGCGACTGCTCCAAATACCTGAGCCACCTGTCCTATGCCAATCATCTGAACCCGCAGCAGACGCCATTGCTGGTCTGGAGCCTGATCCGGGCGAGGCAGGCGTTGCCGCCGCAGGGAAAGTGGTTCGACGAACGCATGGTGGACGAAGCCTCGCATGGCGCGGATTTCTTGCTGCGCATGCAGCATGAGTCGGGTTTTTTCTACCAGACCTTGTTCGACGGCTGGAGCAAGGACGAGGCGCGGCGCAGCTTGTGCGCCTATTCCACTCAGCAAGGCTTGCGTTCAGACGCCTTTCAGGCCGGCTGGCGCCAGGGCGGCGGCATGGCGGTGGCGGCGCTGGCTGCGGCGTCCCGGTTGCCGCGCGACGGCGAGCGAGCGCGCGCCGCCTATCTTGCGGCGGCGCGGCGCGGCTTTGCGCACTTGCAGGAGCGCGGGAGGGACTATCTGCCGGATGGCGAGGAAAACCTGATTGACGATTACTGCGCCTTGCTGGCGGCATGCGAGCTTTACGCCGCCAGCGGCGATGGCGCTTACGCCGATGCGGCGGCGGAGCGGGCGGCTTGCCTGCTGGAGCGGCAGCACGAGGATGGATGGTTTTGGCTGGACAACGCGCGCAGCCGCAGCTTTTGCCACGCATCGGATGCCGGCCTGCCTTATCTGGCGCTGGCCCGCTATCTGGAGGCGTTGCCGGATGGCCTCTATGTGCGGGAGGCGGAGCGGGGCTGGCGCTTGGGTTTGGAGGGCGAGATGGCCCGCAGCGAGGCGGGCAATCCCTTCTGTTACCCAAGACAGTGGGTGGTGGCCCCGGGAGAAATCGAGGGCGCCCGTTTCTTCATGCCGCAGCGCAACGCCAGCGGTTATTGGTGGCAGGGGGAGAACGCCCGCGTGGCCTCGCTGGCCGCCGCAGCCTGGCAGGGCGCGGCGCGTTGGCCGGAGCAGTCCGGCAGCCTGCATGCCTACGCGCAGGGGGCGGTGGACTGGATACTGGGCCGCAATCCCTTCGATATCAGCATGTGGCAGGGCCATGGCCGCAACAATCCGCATTACGAGACGGGCTATTTCAATGCGCCGGGCGGCGTTTGCAACGGCGTGACCGCTGAACCGGGGCGCGATGACGGCATCGCTTTCTTGTCGCCAGAGGAGACGGACATCAGTCAATCCTGGCGCTGGAGCGAGCAGTGGCTGCCCCATGGGACGTGGTTGATGTTGGCTTTGGCCTGGCGTAGTGCGAGTTCATTCATTTTTGATGAAAATCAAATACGCTGA
- a CDS encoding ROK family transcriptional regulator: MKIPLAPSAPHTVSGTNLEYARSHNRRAILETIRLNGQLTRADLARLTALTPQTVSNIVAELMDGGMLLAGEPMRDGARGQPAVPLRLNPDGAYAVGMQLDHQMLVALVLDLSGKTRARLETPVDRPAPVDAMPLIASLLERLKQESGLDWSRMLGLGLVMPGPFGVEGMTSVGPTTLPGWEGVDAAALSSKLGLPVLLEKDATAAAIGERLYGMASQLRNFVYLFVGGGLGAGLFLDGRLYTGGRRNAGEVGHMMVVPDGRPCECGNHGCLERYVSLQALYEALGVAGGPQATPEHLAERCVDAAGERWLDAAVGPLRQAINILESLLDVDAVVIGGLLPAHWQEALVARLHPLPLSVRNCSGERLRLGSAGRDVVALGAAALLVFDEFNPQYEALLKTGRR; the protein is encoded by the coding sequence ATGAAAATCCCTCTCGCCCCCTCCGCGCCGCATACGGTGTCAGGCACCAATCTGGAATACGCCCGCTCGCACAATCGCCGCGCGATTCTGGAAACCATACGCCTCAATGGCCAACTGACGCGGGCCGATCTGGCGCGGTTGACCGCGCTGACGCCGCAGACGGTGTCCAATATCGTCGCCGAGTTGATGGATGGCGGCATGCTGCTGGCCGGCGAGCCCATGCGCGATGGCGCGCGCGGGCAGCCGGCGGTCCCGCTCCGCCTCAATCCGGACGGCGCCTACGCGGTTGGGATGCAGCTGGATCATCAGATGCTGGTGGCGCTGGTGCTGGATTTGTCGGGCAAGACGAGGGCGCGCCTGGAGACGCCGGTGGATCGGCCCGCGCCTGTCGACGCCATGCCGTTGATCGCCAGCCTGCTGGAGCGGCTGAAGCAGGAGTCGGGTCTGGACTGGTCGCGGATGCTGGGCCTGGGACTGGTGATGCCGGGGCCGTTCGGCGTGGAGGGCATGACCTCGGTCGGTCCGACGACCTTGCCGGGCTGGGAAGGGGTGGATGCCGCCGCGCTGTCTAGCAAACTGGGCTTGCCGGTACTGTTGGAGAAGGACGCCACCGCGGCGGCCATCGGCGAGCGCCTGTACGGCATGGCGAGCCAGCTGCGCAATTTCGTTTACCTCTTCGTCGGCGGCGGCCTGGGGGCGGGGCTATTCCTGGATGGCAGGTTGTATACCGGCGGCCGTCGCAACGCCGGGGAGGTGGGGCACATGATGGTGGTGCCCGATGGACGTCCCTGCGAGTGCGGCAACCATGGCTGCCTGGAGCGCTACGTGTCGCTGCAGGCGCTGTACGAGGCGCTGGGCGTGGCGGGCGGACCGCAGGCGACGCCGGAGCATTTGGCCGAACGTTGCGTGGACGCGGCCGGGGAGCGCTGGCTGGACGCGGCCGTCGGCCCCTTGCGGCAGGCGATCAATATTCTGGAGTCGCTGCTGGACGTGGATGCGGTGGTGATCGGCGGCTTATTGCCGGCTCACTGGCAAGAGGCGTTGGTGGCGAGGTTGCATCCGTTGCCGCTGTCGGTGCGCAATTGCAGCGGCGAGCGGCTGCGGCTGGGCAGCGCCGGCCGCGATGTGGTGGCGCTGGGCGCCGCGGCGCTTCTGGTGTTCGACGAGTTCAATCCGCAGTACGAGGCTTTGCTGAAGACCGGGCGGCGCTGA
- a CDS encoding BadF/BadG/BcrA/BcrD ATPase family protein encodes MDPDIRYQIGVDGGGTGTRVRLLAADGSSLALAEGPASALSQGAAKAWQAVSAAIEAAFLQAGLPSPPTAECALGLGLSGVHNRQWASEFERLAPPYSRLLLATDGYTTLLGAHGGQPGIIVALGTGSIGEALYPDGSHREVGGWGYPSGDEASGAWLGQRAAQLTQMALDGRRSHSPLTRAVLEFVGGDWQAMMHWNGRATPAQFARLAPLALSAARVDPEADALLRQAGEDAWSIARALDPSGELPVALCGGLGRALRDWLPPGFRQRLVSPRGDSAMGALQLLRRPVRQ; translated from the coding sequence ATGGACCCAGATATTCGCTATCAGATAGGCGTGGACGGCGGCGGCACCGGCACACGCGTCCGCCTGCTCGCCGCCGACGGCTCCTCCCTTGCCCTGGCGGAGGGTCCCGCCTCTGCGCTGTCGCAAGGCGCCGCCAAAGCTTGGCAAGCCGTCAGCGCGGCGATAGAAGCCGCGTTCCTCCAGGCTGGCTTGCCCTCCCCTCCCACGGCCGAATGCGCGCTTGGACTGGGCCTGTCCGGCGTGCACAACCGCCAATGGGCAAGCGAATTCGAACGCTTGGCTCCGCCCTACTCGCGTCTCCTGCTCGCCACTGATGGCTATACCACGCTGCTGGGCGCCCATGGCGGCCAGCCCGGCATCATCGTCGCCCTGGGCACCGGCAGCATAGGCGAGGCGCTGTATCCGGACGGCAGCCACCGCGAAGTGGGCGGCTGGGGCTACCCCAGCGGCGACGAGGCCAGCGGCGCCTGGCTGGGCCAGCGCGCCGCCCAACTCACCCAAATGGCCTTGGACGGCCGCCGCAGCCACAGTCCGCTGACGCGCGCGGTGCTGGAATTCGTCGGCGGCGACTGGCAAGCGATGATGCATTGGAACGGCCGCGCCACGCCGGCCCAGTTCGCCCGGCTGGCGCCGCTGGCGCTGAGCGCCGCCCGCGTCGATCCCGAAGCAGACGCGCTGCTGCGCCAGGCCGGCGAGGACGCCTGGAGCATCGCGCGCGCGCTTGACCCCTCCGGCGAGCTGCCGGTGGCGCTGTGCGGCGGTCTGGGACGGGCGCTGCGCGACTGGCTGCCGCCCGGCTTCCGCCAGCGGCTGGTTTCCCCTCGCGGCGATTCCGCCATGGGCGCCTTGCAATTGCTCAGGCGCCCGGTCCGACAATAA